Part of the Amblyomma americanum isolate KBUSLIRL-KWMA chromosome 7, ASM5285725v1, whole genome shotgun sequence genome, CGAAGGCGCTCAAGCTGAAACTTGCTTGCCGGTCACAGGGATACAGTGTGGCGCGAGAACTTGGGATTCCGCTCCCTTCTGAACGTACCTTGCAGCGCAAAATAGAGGGATTCAAGTTTGTCCCAGGAATGCTGTCAGAGGTCATCGATCTCCTCAGAGCCAAGGTATGTGCCTTGTTTGTGAATATCCGGGACacactcttaatttttttttctgcttcatagaTGGGCCAACTTTCAGGGCAGGAATGTCATGCAGTTCTGATGTATGATGAAATGCAACTAACTAAAAGCCTGGACTTCGACTCATCAACCAACATGCTGCTCGGGAGGCCATCTGTACCACTGGCCAACAGCGCACTGCCTGAGTCCTGCTATGCAACACATGCTCTTGTGTTTATGTTAGGAGGCATTTCCACCCGATGGAAACAAACTGTGGCATACGAATTCACCGGCCACTCCTTTCATGCACAGACTGTGAAGGAAAAGATCAATGCCATAATCTGCGCGTGCGAAGGTGTTGGTGTGAGGGTTCATGCTGTCGTCAGCGACATGGGGCCTTGCAACCAGGCTATTTGGAGGTTGTATGGGAGAGGTATAACAAAGAACTCAAAGCGAGACTGCTATGTGCCACATCCGAGTGATGCATCTAGACGTCTCTACTTTCTTGCCGATGCACCTCACCACTTGAAGAACATTAGAGGCCATCTCACTAAAGGGCACAAGATATACCTCCCAGCTGATGTGGTACAGAAAAACAATCTTCCCACAGCCGAGGTTTCCATTGAGTATGTCGAACAACTGATAGAATTGGAAGCGGAGAGTGAGTTTCGGCTTGCTCCAAAACTAAAAAAGAAGTGCCTTAATCCAGGGCACTACGAAAAAATGAAAGTTGGCCCAGCGTACACATTGCTAAACCACGACACAGCCGCTGCAATTTATTACCACTCAAAACATGGGAACCTAGACAAAGAGACAAACAACCGCCTGGTTTATAGATAAGGTCTATAGCTGGTTTTCCTTAATTACATCCAGAACAAAAAACCAGGCTGAGAGACATCTGGGTTTGCAAGGAGAGTTGTTGTTCTTAGAGGTCATCAGACTTCTTGAATATCCGAAACGGACCTCCGCGGGCCGTCCAGTGGATATCTGTGGTTGCTTGGGAACCTTTGAAAACAAGGCCAGAAAGTCAAGTTCCAGAGAATACAGACTGTTGTTAGTGAGCCTTTTGGCACAGTTGAAGAATTGAAGGCCTTTGATTCGGGACTCACTCCCGAACGGAGAAATGCCCTGGTGAGTGACTTCGGTTAGCATCTGTCCATGCTGCAAATCTGAGGAATTAAGTGTTTTCACATGCCTTAGGTACGTTTTTGTGTGAAACAGCTAAACAATTATtactttggtttttgtttttgctgacgGCA contains:
- the LOC144099493 gene encoding uncharacterized protein LOC144099493 isoform X1 produces the protein MSVREVSWKLSVTVFRTQLSVPATPKPLPGQSLLKPKAAIPAVRSQHFDLAGADCDALKDEVRDLKRKLSLSQRKVSSLENENKNLRQGISDYLNDDQVTCLQKATMRGSAWSSQSIAKALKLKLACRSQGYSVARELGIPLPSERTLQRKIEGFKFVPGMLSEVIDLLRAKMGQLSGQECHAVLMYDEMQLTKSLDFDSSTNMLLGRPSVPLANSALPESCYATHALVFMLGGISTRWKQTVAYEFTGHSFHAQTVKEKINAIICACEGVGVRNIRGHLTKGHKIYLPADVVQKNNLPTAEVSIEYVEQLIELEAESEFRLAPKLKKKCLNPGHYEKMKVGPAYTLLNHDTAAAIYYHSKHGNLDKETNNRLVYR
- the LOC144099493 gene encoding uncharacterized protein LOC144099493 isoform X2 codes for the protein MSVREVSWKLSVTVFRTQLSVPATPKPLPGQSLLKPKAAIPAVRSQHFDLAGADCDALKDEVRDLKRKLSLSQRKVSSLENENKNLRQGISDYLNDDQGYSVARELGIPLPSERTLQRKIEGFKFVPGMLSEVIDLLRAKMGQLSGQECHAVLMYDEMQLTKSLDFDSSTNMLLGRPSVPLANSALPESCYATHALVFMLGGISTRWKQTVAYEFTGHSFHAQTVKEKINAIICACEGVGVRNIRGHLTKGHKIYLPADVVQKNNLPTAEVSIEYVEQLIELEAESEFRLAPKLKKKCLNPGHYEKMKVGPAYTLLNHDTAAAIYYHSKHGNLDKETNNRLVYR